CCGTTGTCCGGAATTCGAGAACCTTCCCGCCGATATCGTAATTATACGGCTTTTTCCTCATTTTTCCCGGAAGCTGCTTTTCGCCGTTGACAAAGACGACGTTGTGCCCGACACTCGATGCCTGCGGATAATCCCACCTGACATCGTCGAAGTACTTTTCATCGTAAGAGCCGCTGCCGATATCGCGGATATAGTACTGCCCACGCCAGCTGACAATGAAGTGCCCGATATCGAGATGACCGTGATGGGGATCATCGTTCTTTCCGGCTTTCCCGGCAACCATGACATTCTCGGGGTTGTCGAAATCGCTCCGCATCACCCACCAGTCGATGGTACGGAAATGAATCGAGGATTTATCGGGAGGAACAGGCTTCACCACTGTCGGGCGGGGCCAGACGATATCGAAAATATCGTCGCCATTCTTATAGAATTCATTGCGATACCATGCAGCCATACCGTTCTTTGTCTCGGTCGCCAGCTTGTTGATGAAATAGGAATCCCCCATTCTTCCCCCGCCGGAGTCCTCGAAATTGAGCGATCCTTTACCGGGAACGGATATATAGACAGCAAATGAAACGGGATTGTTCCTGAGGCGCTCGTTCTGAAAAAGATCGTACTTCCCGTTTGTGAGACGTTTGAGGGCATCGGCGAAAAATGCGGATGTATGGACGCCGTAATTCCAGTAACCGCCTCCCTCCTGCCAGCCGCCATCCACACCGAGCTCGTTGAGCATTTTGTCGATGCGGTTGTATGATTCCGCGACAACATCGGTCAACTGCGGGTCTTCGGTCAGGAGCGCCAGCCCGGCGAGTCCGACACCGGAATTACACACGCCGCACCAGTTGCACCGGTACGCCACGGCCCACCAGTGATACTCGTAATCGCCGCGCACACGGGTGATGACTTTTTCGATGAGGGCACCTCTGATGCGGTCACGCTGGGCTTCGTCAAGGGCAGGATACAGCCAGTCGTATACCGCTGCCATGATACGGCCCGAATCACCGTTAATGTGATCGAAACTGAAATTGACCTGGTCGTCCGGGACATTCCAGGGCATGATCCTGCTGTAAATAACCGGGAACTCGTGGGGACGCTGTGTCCATGTGGTGAGATCGCAGAAGGCATCGGCAAATTCGAATGCTTTCCGGGCATATTTTTCATCACCGGTTATCTGGTATGCAAAAGCGAGATCGAATGCGTTGCTTCTTGCCGCATAATAGTAGCTCGCATATTTGCCGTCCTTGTCGTATTCCGACCAGCCGGCCCGCGTATTCTTCCCCTGAATGGGTATGTTGTAATCCACCGGTGTTGAAAGGAGCCGGTTTGCTTCGGCGAGTAACCGTGCAACGATATCCCTGCATTCTGGATCGGATTTAATTCGCTCGAGCATTACAGGTTTATCCCCGTCGTTGAAGTAAAGATACGGGTGTTTGAGGCTCGATTTGTTAATTGCGCTGTCGATATCGGCTTGTGTCAAATCCGCCAATACCTGCGATGCGCTGAGCAGAAGAAACAGACCTATAAGCGCTGCTCTCTTAACCATGGTTCCTGACCTCCCTGATTATAACGTGTTCATTATTTTTACCATATTCTTTGAATATACAGCGACATGCGCCCGGGTTCAAATCATTTTTATTACCTGAAGGATACACCGGGGAAAAAAAAGAAGCATGTAGGCACAGCCTTTCATTATAAACCGGGCATAGTATTTATAAACCATCCCGGCAGTAACACTGATTCGAAAACTTTCCTTGACTGGATTAGCTGAGCGTGTATACTATTACTTGTCATGTGCATTTTAAGGAGATAATTCATGGATATCGCTTCATTTTTTCATTCTCACACATTTTCATATCTCGTTCTTCCCCTGTTTATATTCTGCGCCCGTATCATGGATGTGAGTATCGGTACCATGCGCGTTATTTTCGTTTCAAAAGGTTTTAAAGCCTTTGCGGCGATGTGCGGTTTTTTCGAAGTACTCATATGGATTTTCGCCATAACCACGATCATGAGAAATCTCACCAACGTCTTCAATTATTTCGCCTATGCGGCCGGATTCGCCACCGGTAACTATGTCGGCATGGTAATCGAAGAGAAAATCGCCCTCGGAACCGTGCTTGTCCGTGTGGTTGCCAGAAACAGCGTTCTCGATCTCATCGAGTATCTGAAAAACAACAATTATGGGGTCACAATTCATGATGCGCAGGGATTGTACGGGAATGTCACGATACTTTTCACCATAATACCCCGTCAGAATCTTGCCTCGGTTGTTTCATTCATCAAACAGATAAACCCGCAGGCATTTTATACTGTTGAGGATGTAAGATTTGTCAATCAGAGAATATTCCCTAATAGAGCAATATCGTCTTTCGATAAACGGCAGCGGTTCTCTTTACGGTACCCTTTCCGCAAGGGAAAATAATAAAAAACATACTTTATATATGAGGAATTCTGCGCCCATGACATCAAGAGACAGGATTTTAACATCGTTCGCTCATGAAGAGCCCGACCGTGTCCCGGCCTGGTGCGGTTCATCTCCCGAGTTCTGGGAAAAGTCACGGCAAGCGCTGGGCCTTGACGACGAGGGACTGAGGCTCCGGTTCGGAGATGATTTCCGTCGGGTGTATGCGCGGTATACCGGCCCTGATTTTACGCTTTCATCCGGGGCTGCATACCGCTCCCCCTTCGGTGTCGAACGCAACGGGATAGGATACGGGCAACCGCTCAGCCATCCGCTTTACAATGCGACAATCGCGGAAATCCACGATTATCCATGGCCCGACCCCACATGGATGGATGTATCCGAAATACGAACGGAAACAGAACAGTATCATGGCGAATATGCCATACTCGGCGGGGACTGGTCTCCCTTCTGGCACGATGCGATAGACCTCATGGGGATGGAAAATCTCTATTACTTGATGTACGACGAGCCGGAAAAAGTCGATGCGGTCATGACACATCTTGTGGACTATTATTTCGATGTGAGCCGTCGTATTTTCGATGCGGCGGGAGATGCTATCGATATATTCTTCATCGGCAACGACCTGGGCAGCCAGACCGGTCCCCTTTTAGGTGAAGCACAATTCAAACGCTTCATTTTGCCGCATATAAAACGGCTCATCGACCTCGGCCACGGGTACGGTTTAAAGGTGATGCTCCACTGCTGCGGGGGATTTGCGCCGTTGATTCCCTCGATGATCGATGCCGGGCTCGACGGGCTTCATGCTGTTCAACCCTGCTGTCACGGTATGGATTTACGAACGCTCAAGGCCGCGTTCGGGGATAAAATCCTCTTCAACGGCTGCATCGATTCACAGCATGTCCTCATAGAGGGAAATCCGGAGTATGTCCGCAGAAAAACCCGTGAGGTCATCGATATCATGAAGCCCAGCGGCGGTTTCGTAGCAGGCGCCAGCCATGATTACATCCTCGAGGAAACCCCGCTCGAAAATGTTCTGGCCATGTTCGATACCATCCGGGAATACGGCGTATATTCATGATCCGCAGATCATATCATGGGAACGGAGAGCCGATGGTTTCCATGGGCATGACCGTCTCGGTCGCGGTAATTGCCTGAATTCCGGATTACACAGCATCAGTCAGTATGGAAGACCTCTTCCATGAGAGCCCATGATTCCTCGCCGGGCAGCGGCAACTGACAGGGTTTGGTCACTCCCCACCATTTCTGCGTGGTCGGATCGGCGGCCATGCTCGCCATATCAGCATCAAAATCGCCGCCGGTATATTCGAAATATGAGAACAGATAATATTTTCCCGGTTCGAGCTCCCTGAGATAGATGGAGTAGTTTACGATATTGCATGAGCGTATTTTTGCGAGAACTCCGGGCCATGTCTCAGCATGGAGCCGTTTGTATTCCTCGATTTTTTCTGGTTTGACACCGATAACCATCCCGTAACGCCGCACGGCATAATCCGAATTCTTAGCGGTCATACCACGACCTCCTCACGTGTGGATTGTATGTGCACAGGTAACAACAGCATCATGAATAGAACAGTTTTTCGTTCTCTGCCAATGAAAAGAATTGAAAATCAAAGAATAACTGGGTATAATTATATGTTGCATAATACCACGTGAGCTGAAATATATCACTCTTGTATACTAACATAAAATTTATCCACAGTCAAGGGAAACATAACCATAATATTGTCAATATGTTAATTTTATATAATCCATTCATGCTTATGAAATTTTCCCATAATCTTCCGCGGATATTTTACGGCACATCACAGCGATTGATTCGTTGTATTACCGTTAAAACCAACTTATCTGCAACCGGAATCCATGTACGGGCTGTCGGTATATATTCAGACAGGTAACCGGAAAACCATATTTTTAAGGAGAACTGATTCGTTGAATAATTACTATGATCTTAAACAATCAAAAGGCTTGTATAATCCGTATTTTGAACATGACAGCTGCGGTGTCGGTTTTGTCGCGCGGATGAATGGTACTCCTGATCATTCGATAATACGCGATTCCATACGGATTCTCCTTAATCTTGAACATCGCGGAGCTGTCGGCAGCGATCTGGCCACGGGTGACGGCGCGGGGCTCCTTACCGAAATTCCCGACCTGTTTCTCAGGCACAGATGCTCAGATCAGGGGTTCGAACTCCCCGAAAAGGGCGATTACGGCGTTGGGATGATTTTTCTCCCCGCACATGATAAACGTGCCGAATCCTGTATATCAACCATCGAGCGAATCGCCGGAGAAGAACGATGCGATGTTATCGGATGGCGTAATGTCCCTGTCAGCCCCTGTTCCATCGGCGACATCGCACGCTCGTCACAGCCGGTGATCCGTCAGATATTCCTCTCGCGCGGCCCATGGGAACTTGATGCGTTCGAACGGAAACTCTATGTCATCCGCCGGAGGATCGAAAACAGCATAAATGCTTATTCCGGGACGGAAATGAGCCAGTTTTATATCGTGAGCCTTTCGAGCCGAACGCTCAATTACAAAGGGTTCATGAACGGCAAGGACCTGCCCTGTTTCTATCCCGATCTCGAGGACGAAGACTTTACAAGCGCTTTTTCTATCATCCACCAGCGTTACAGCACCAACACGTTCCCTTCATGGAGTCTTGCCCACCCATTCCGTATCCTTGCACACAACGGCGAAATCAACACGCTCAGCGGCAACAAGAACCATATGGCGTCGAGGGAAGCCGATCTTGCGTCGCGGGTGTTCGGAGAGGATATCGAGAAGATTAAACCAGTCATACTTCCGGGCGGCAGCGATTCATCATCGTTCGACAATGTGCTCGAAATGCTCGTCATGGCAGGACGTTCTCTTCCCCATGCCGTCATGATGATGATACCGGAGGCATGGGGCTCG
The sequence above is a segment of the bacterium genome. Coding sequences within it:
- a CDS encoding heparinase II/III family protein; the encoded protein is MVKRAALIGLFLLLSASQVLADLTQADIDSAINKSSLKHPYLYFNDGDKPVMLERIKSDPECRDIVARLLAEANRLLSTPVDYNIPIQGKNTRAGWSEYDKDGKYASYYYAARSNAFDLAFAYQITGDEKYARKAFEFADAFCDLTTWTQRPHEFPVIYSRIMPWNVPDDQVNFSFDHINGDSGRIMAAVYDWLYPALDEAQRDRIRGALIEKVITRVRGDYEYHWWAVAYRCNWCGVCNSGVGLAGLALLTEDPQLTDVVAESYNRIDKMLNELGVDGGWQEGGGYWNYGVHTSAFFADALKRLTNGKYDLFQNERLRNNPVSFAVYISVPGKGSLNFEDSGGGRMGDSYFINKLATETKNGMAAWYRNEFYKNGDDIFDIVWPRPTVVKPVPPDKSSIHFRTIDWWVMRSDFDNPENVMVAGKAGKNDDPHHGHLDIGHFIVSWRGQYYIRDIGSGSYDEKYFDDVRWDYPQASSVGHNVVFVNGEKQLPGKMRKKPYNYDIGGKVLEFRTTEKRDYVIMDPTNAYPKKEMKSWRRHIILEKPVITVVLDEVGSDRGAEIEARFHSECLAQMKDGYAMLKGDKGAMALIPVVDGGFTLRPGRHACQAVNATRNFFWVDYFGTVVNAKNDKTIIGTIILPVKDDSEAREIVKSVGRSVDGAGNLKLSFKKSGKTYSYLYKNGPDGLVLEK
- a CDS encoding DUF2179 domain-containing protein; its protein translation is MDIASFFHSHTFSYLVLPLFIFCARIMDVSIGTMRVIFVSKGFKAFAAMCGFFEVLIWIFAITTIMRNLTNVFNYFAYAAGFATGNYVGMVIEEKIALGTVLVRVVARNSVLDLIEYLKNNNYGVTIHDAQGLYGNVTILFTIIPRQNLASVVSFIKQINPQAFYTVEDVRFVNQRIFPNRAISSFDKRQRFSLRYPFRKGK
- a CDS encoding uroporphyrinogen decarboxylase family protein, whose protein sequence is MTSRDRILTSFAHEEPDRVPAWCGSSPEFWEKSRQALGLDDEGLRLRFGDDFRRVYARYTGPDFTLSSGAAYRSPFGVERNGIGYGQPLSHPLYNATIAEIHDYPWPDPTWMDVSEIRTETEQYHGEYAILGGDWSPFWHDAIDLMGMENLYYLMYDEPEKVDAVMTHLVDYYFDVSRRIFDAAGDAIDIFFIGNDLGSQTGPLLGEAQFKRFILPHIKRLIDLGHGYGLKVMLHCCGGFAPLIPSMIDAGLDGLHAVQPCCHGMDLRTLKAAFGDKILFNGCIDSQHVLIEGNPEYVRRKTREVIDIMKPSGGFVAGASHDYILEETPLENVLAMFDTIREYGVYS
- a CDS encoding L-rhamnose mutarotase, whose product is MRRYGMVIGVKPEKIEEYKRLHAETWPGVLAKIRSCNIVNYSIYLRELEPGKYYLFSYFEYTGGDFDADMASMAADPTTQKWWGVTKPCQLPLPGEESWALMEEVFHTD